In Candidatus Saccharimonadia bacterium, a single genomic region encodes these proteins:
- a CDS encoding phospholipid carrier-dependent glycosyltransferase has product MKLLRRYPEIIILATAALITRLWDVFAPAAVVFDEVYFKVYAGDYLTGSYYFDPHPPLGKLLLGGWAWLAHLNPTMLTGNDPAVALRVLPAIAGALIIPVFYLFLRQLRASRRVAALGAALLLLDNALLVESRFILIDSLLILFGLTAVTCFLAARHRSGRRRLLLLSAAAACGGLAASTKWTGLAALGLIGVIWLTDHLRHHQYFSWTKRLIEALILAIVPAIVYLSVFAIHFSLLPKTGQGDAFMPQRFQSTLIGNPNYNPTVHLSFVEKFIDLNNAMSQSEEGLKTATHPYGSKWTSWPLMIRPVYYWQGQTQPDGTQGNIYLLGNPAVWYGLLIVIVAGMLASAGALARLRPYRFALGFLALGYLMNFLPFSRIVRVMFLYHYFFALIYSLAFAVILLGALADWMHDRPHPWQFSTPTSKYLYIGVLILAVIGFIYFAPLSYGIPLTPAEIAQHMWLTTWR; this is encoded by the coding sequence ATGAAGCTCTTGCGCCGCTATCCAGAAATCATCATCCTCGCCACAGCAGCGCTCATTACCAGACTCTGGGATGTTTTTGCTCCCGCCGCCGTAGTCTTCGACGAAGTTTACTTTAAAGTCTATGCCGGCGATTACCTCACTGGCTCATATTACTTCGACCCCCATCCCCCACTGGGCAAATTGCTGCTAGGCGGCTGGGCCTGGCTCGCGCACCTCAACCCCACCATGCTCACCGGCAACGACCCGGCCGTGGCCTTGCGCGTACTGCCCGCCATCGCGGGCGCGCTCATCATCCCCGTGTTCTATCTCTTTCTCCGGCAATTACGTGCCTCCCGACGAGTCGCCGCCCTCGGCGCGGCGCTCTTGCTCCTCGACAACGCTCTGCTCGTGGAATCACGCTTCATCCTCATCGACAGCCTGCTCATTCTCTTTGGCCTCACCGCCGTCACCTGCTTCCTGGCCGCCCGCCACCGCTCCGGCCGCCGGCGGTTGCTCCTACTCAGCGCCGCCGCTGCCTGTGGCGGCCTCGCCGCCAGCACCAAATGGACCGGCCTCGCCGCCCTGGGCCTCATTGGCGTCATTTGGCTCACCGACCACCTCCGGCACCATCAGTATTTCTCGTGGACCAAACGTCTCATCGAGGCCCTCATACTGGCAATCGTGCCAGCAATCGTTTACCTCAGTGTCTTTGCCATCCACTTTAGCCTGCTACCCAAAACCGGCCAGGGCGATGCGTTCATGCCGCAACGCTTCCAATCCACGCTCATTGGCAATCCCAACTACAACCCCACGGTTCACCTCAGCTTCGTCGAGAAATTTATCGATCTCAACAATGCCATGAGCCAATCCGAGGAAGGCCTCAAAACCGCTACCCACCCGTACGGCTCCAAGTGGACCAGCTGGCCGCTCATGATCCGTCCAGTCTACTACTGGCAGGGCCAAACCCAACCCGACGGCACCCAAGGCAACATCTATCTCCTCGGCAATCCCGCCGTTTGGTACGGCCTGCTCATCGTCATTGTCGCCGGAATGCTAGCCTCAGCCGGCGCCCTCGCCCGCTTGCGGCCCTACCGTTTCGCGCTCGGCTTCCTGGCGCTTGGCTACCTCATGAACTTCCTACCCTTTAGCCGCATCGTCCGCGTAATGTTCTTGTACCACTACTTTTTTGCCCTCATCTATAGCCTGGCCTTCGCCGTCATTCTGCTCGGCGCGCTGGCCGATTGGATGCACGACCGCCCCCACCCCTGGCAATTTTCGACCCCCACCTCAAAGTACCTCTACATCGGCGTACTCATCCTCGCCGTCATCGGATTCATCTACTTCGCCCCACTCAGCTACGGCATCCCGCTCACGCCCGCCGAAATCGCCCAGCACATGTGGCTTACGACTTGGCGCTAG
- a CDS encoding CHAP domain-containing protein, which translates to MLGFRSPVSAYLVPSNHKTRRQPDWQALRTVAAQILRDNPRLFGRSLIALAVWCVVVGLWQTTMGISLSDSHTQWQHAQNPSQRGGLASNTSPTTEVAGASLAKAEHASLLASGPSGQLLPPGTMASDRTYPNNYARGQCTSYVAGRRQIPPNWGNAVSWYYHAISSKWSVGTVPAVAAIAWTSQGRYGHVALVEQVSADAKSVYISEMNYRGVGVKSFRWAAAREFKYIY; encoded by the coding sequence ATGCTAGGTTTTCGTTCACCCGTTTCCGCATATCTAGTCCCCAGTAATCACAAGACCCGTCGCCAACCCGACTGGCAGGCCCTGCGTACCGTGGCAGCTCAAATCTTGCGCGACAACCCTCGTCTGTTCGGCCGCAGCCTCATCGCGCTTGCCGTTTGGTGCGTAGTCGTGGGCCTCTGGCAAACCACCATGGGAATATCACTCTCGGATTCCCACACCCAATGGCAACATGCCCAAAACCCCAGCCAACGCGGCGGACTAGCGAGCAACACCTCGCCCACCACCGAGGTAGCCGGCGCCAGCCTCGCCAAGGCCGAACACGCCTCGCTGCTCGCCAGCGGACCCAGCGGCCAGCTCCTCCCGCCCGGCACCATGGCGTCCGACCGCACCTACCCCAACAACTACGCCAGAGGCCAGTGTACTTCGTACGTCGCCGGCCGCCGCCAAATCCCGCCGAATTGGGGCAATGCCGTCTCATGGTACTACCACGCCATATCCAGCAAATGGAGCGTAGGCACGGTACCGGCCGTAGCCGCCATCGCCTGGACGTCCCAAGGCCGATACGGCCACGTCGCACTCGTAGAGCAAGTTTCGGCCGATGCCAAGTCTGTCTACATTTCCGAGATGAACTATCGCGGCGTAGGGGTCAAGAGCTTCCGCTGGGCCGCCGCCAGGGAGTTTAAGTACATCTATTAA
- a CDS encoding MarR family winged helix-turn-helix transcriptional regulator, whose amino-acid sequence MQVRNSQFEKSLLNQIARVSSSLEREVENELKVSFKLTFSQFRVLNGLLALGEASGRELAGSLEVTPAVVTRQAEALGSRGLVTTKQNPRSKREKVLALTPKGEQAVVDAAVVIADRQKAIFANLSLKDETAFERAIEALGKALE is encoded by the coding sequence GTGCAGGTAAGGAATTCTCAGTTCGAGAAATCTCTTCTCAATCAAATCGCCCGAGTCTCAAGCAGTCTCGAGCGAGAGGTGGAAAATGAGCTAAAGGTCAGTTTTAAACTGACCTTTTCTCAGTTCCGGGTCCTGAATGGCCTACTGGCGCTCGGCGAGGCGAGCGGGCGCGAGTTGGCAGGCAGCCTGGAGGTGACACCCGCGGTCGTAACGCGCCAAGCAGAGGCGTTGGGTTCGCGCGGCCTGGTGACAACGAAGCAAAACCCGCGTAGTAAGCGCGAAAAAGTGCTGGCGCTGACCCCGAAAGGGGAGCAGGCGGTGGTAGATGCGGCGGTGGTGATTGCGGACCGGCAGAAAGCGATTTTTGCGAATTTGAGTTTGAAAGATGAGACGGCGTTTGAGCGTGCGATTGAGGCGCTCGGTAAGGCGCTCGAATAA
- a CDS encoding glycosyltransferase family 2 protein, with protein METSWSSLSVFFPVFNEAAALPGVIENAEAVLGSLGLDAYEIIVVDDGSTDGTAQIADRFAARNKRVRVVHHAHNLGYGAALISGFGAARYEWVAYTDGDGQFELGDIRRFVEPSKRVDVVLGERRRRNDHLGRRVNAWLWGWLVRWILGLDVRDIDCGFKLFRTERVRDLGRLEAQGAVISAELLVKLRARGCRWEQVMVEHYPRRGGEPSGARLGVIVRAGSELWRLRGRSGRSSSSSAKS; from the coding sequence ATGGAGACTTCCTGGTCGAGTCTGAGTGTATTTTTCCCGGTGTTTAACGAGGCGGCAGCGCTGCCCGGGGTGATTGAGAACGCCGAGGCGGTGTTGGGTTCGCTGGGCCTTGATGCGTATGAGATTATCGTGGTGGATGATGGCAGTACCGACGGGACGGCTCAGATTGCTGATCGCTTTGCTGCGCGCAATAAGCGCGTACGGGTTGTGCATCATGCGCATAATTTGGGCTACGGGGCGGCATTAATCAGTGGGTTTGGGGCGGCGCGGTACGAATGGGTGGCGTATACCGATGGTGACGGCCAGTTTGAACTCGGTGATATTCGTCGGTTTGTTGAGCCATCGAAGCGGGTAGACGTGGTGCTAGGTGAACGCCGGCGGCGAAACGATCATCTGGGCCGGCGCGTGAACGCCTGGCTGTGGGGTTGGCTGGTGCGGTGGATTTTGGGGTTGGACGTGCGCGATATTGATTGCGGTTTTAAGTTGTTTCGAACTGAGCGGGTGCGCGATTTGGGCCGGCTTGAAGCGCAGGGGGCGGTGATTTCGGCTGAGCTGCTGGTGAAGTTGCGGGCGCGGGGCTGCCGGTGGGAGCAGGTGATGGTGGAGCATTACCCCCGTCGCGGCGGTGAGCCTTCGGGTGCGCGCTTGGGGGTGATTGTGCGAGCAGGAAGCGAATTGTGGCGGCTGCGAGGGCGGAGCGGCCGCTCGTCGTCTTCTAGCGCCAAGTCGTAA
- the smpB gene encoding SsrA-binding protein SmpB: MKVLAKNRRASFDYEITELLVAGLVLTGDEVKSLKSGFGSLKGSFIALRDNEAYLTAAHVTPYSHANDKTAIDPTRARKLLLHRRQIQTLIAAKQTGLSVVPTALLLAGALIKIEIGIGRGKKRYDKRESIKRRDTDRDIARQLKR, encoded by the coding sequence ATGAAAGTCCTCGCCAAAAACCGCCGGGCCAGCTTCGACTATGAGATCACCGAACTTCTCGTGGCCGGGCTCGTGCTCACTGGCGACGAGGTCAAGAGCCTCAAATCCGGCTTTGGCAGCCTCAAGGGCTCATTCATAGCCCTGCGCGACAACGAAGCCTACCTGACAGCCGCCCACGTCACCCCCTACTCCCACGCCAACGACAAAACCGCCATCGACCCCACGCGCGCGCGCAAGCTCCTGCTCCACCGCCGCCAAATCCAAACCCTGATCGCCGCCAAACAAACCGGGCTCAGTGTCGTACCCACTGCCCTGCTGCTCGCGGGGGCTCTCATCAAAATTGAAATCGGCATCGGCCGGGGCAAGAAGCGCTACGACAAGCGCGAGTCAATCAAACGCCGCGACACCGATCGCGACATCGCTCGCCAGCTAAAACGCTAA
- the rmuC gene encoding DNA recombination protein RmuC gives MVISILLGIVLVVVAAGFGLVLWRLGELRRGLSDAPEVRKDLVEALGGVEQRLKNDLGMNRREQAEELKRVGDSLDRRLASLATTQRVSLEQMTQSNEAKLERVRSVVENRLQLMQKDNNEKLEVMRATVDEKLHATLERRLGESFKMVSERLESVHKGLGEMQTLAAGVGDLKKVLTNVKTRGTWGEVQLGNLLEQIMTPSQYEKNVAVKKRSAERVEYAIKLPNGPDEHTPLWLPIDAKFPVEDYQRLIAAREMADPVLMESISKDLVVRIKGEAKDIRDKYIAPPETTDFGILYLPTEGLYAEITQRPGLQELLQRDYRVMVAGPNTIAALLNSLQMGFRTLTIEKRSSEVWQILGSVKSEFGKFGDMLEKTHKKLQEASNTIETAATKSRTIERRLDKVGDLPESVSVSPQALVQPVGEPEE, from the coding sequence ATGGTTATTTCGATACTTCTGGGAATCGTATTGGTGGTGGTCGCGGCCGGCTTTGGACTGGTGCTGTGGCGCCTTGGTGAGCTGCGGCGGGGGCTAAGCGATGCTCCTGAGGTGCGCAAAGATTTGGTGGAGGCCTTGGGGGGAGTGGAGCAGCGGCTCAAAAATGATCTGGGCATGAATCGGCGCGAGCAGGCCGAGGAGCTCAAGCGGGTGGGGGATTCGCTGGACCGGCGGCTGGCGAGCCTGGCGACTACGCAGCGGGTGAGTTTGGAGCAGATGACGCAAAGTAACGAGGCCAAGCTTGAACGAGTGCGCAGCGTGGTGGAGAATCGATTGCAGCTGATGCAAAAAGATAATAACGAGAAGCTCGAGGTGATGCGCGCAACCGTCGATGAGAAACTCCATGCCACGCTGGAGCGACGTTTGGGCGAGTCGTTTAAAATGGTGTCGGAGCGGTTGGAGTCGGTACATAAGGGGCTGGGTGAGATGCAGACGCTGGCCGCGGGGGTGGGGGACCTCAAGAAGGTGCTGACGAATGTGAAGACGCGGGGCACATGGGGGGAGGTGCAGCTGGGGAATCTGCTTGAGCAGATCATGACGCCGTCGCAATACGAGAAGAACGTGGCGGTGAAGAAGCGCAGCGCGGAGCGAGTGGAGTACGCGATCAAGCTGCCGAATGGGCCGGATGAACATACGCCGCTGTGGCTGCCGATTGACGCGAAGTTTCCGGTTGAGGATTATCAGCGACTGATCGCAGCGCGTGAGATGGCGGACCCAGTGCTCATGGAATCGATTAGCAAAGATTTGGTGGTGCGGATCAAGGGCGAGGCGAAGGATATTCGCGATAAATACATCGCCCCGCCGGAAACGACCGATTTTGGAATTTTGTATTTGCCGACCGAGGGTCTGTACGCCGAGATTACGCAGCGGCCGGGGTTGCAGGAGCTGCTGCAGCGCGATTATCGCGTGATGGTGGCGGGCCCCAACACGATTGCGGCGCTGCTCAATAGTTTGCAGATGGGCTTTCGCACCCTCACGATCGAAAAGCGTTCGAGCGAGGTGTGGCAGATACTTGGTAGCGTTAAGAGTGAGTTTGGAAAGTTTGGCGACATGCTGGAAAAGACACACAAGAAGCTCCAGGAGGCTAGTAATACGATCGAGACGGCCGCGACGAAGTCTCGAACGATTGAACGGAGGCTCGATAAGGTAGGGGATCTGCCTGAGTCTGTCTCGGTTTCGCCCCAAGCGCTCGTCCAGCCGGTTGGTGAACCAGAAGAGTAG
- the trpS gene encoding tryptophan--tRNA ligase: MTVKRVVSGIKPTGELTLGNYIGAMRRWGQMSADPNREHFFFVPNLHALTARPEPEVLQRDSRSAVAWLLACGVDHDHSYIFMQSQVPAHSELTWILNNYTTIGELNRMTQFKDRSLKSGGAEGQLVGLYDYPVLMAADILLYDADEVPVGEDQKQHIELTRDIATRFNNVHGETFKVPAPTVQTEGARIMNLQDPTKKMSKSDLDDSGNILLKDDEGLIEKKILRAVTDSGSVVAAGADKPALTNLLVIMSVLSEKSVAELEEKYAGSGYGVFKRDLAEEVVRTLRPLQHLYGQLTHEGNEKIDKALEHGWWRASELANAKLAQVKEVLGLL; this comes from the coding sequence ATGACAGTGAAGCGAGTTGTTTCGGGTATTAAGCCCACCGGAGAATTGACACTTGGAAATTACATAGGCGCGATGCGGCGCTGGGGACAGATGAGCGCCGACCCAAACCGCGAGCATTTCTTTTTTGTGCCCAATTTGCATGCGCTGACGGCGCGGCCGGAGCCGGAGGTGCTCCAGCGGGATAGCCGGTCGGCGGTGGCATGGCTGCTGGCGTGCGGAGTTGATCATGACCATTCGTACATCTTTATGCAGTCGCAGGTGCCGGCTCACTCGGAGCTGACGTGGATTTTGAACAACTACACCACTATCGGTGAGCTCAACCGGATGACGCAGTTTAAAGACCGGTCGCTCAAGAGCGGCGGTGCAGAGGGGCAGTTGGTGGGTTTGTACGACTACCCAGTACTGATGGCCGCGGATATTTTGCTGTATGACGCCGATGAGGTGCCGGTGGGCGAGGACCAGAAGCAGCACATTGAGCTGACGCGCGATATTGCGACGCGGTTTAACAACGTTCACGGTGAGACCTTTAAGGTGCCGGCGCCGACGGTACAGACCGAGGGGGCGCGGATTATGAACCTTCAGGACCCCACCAAGAAAATGAGCAAGAGTGATCTTGATGATTCCGGCAACATTTTGCTCAAAGATGACGAGGGGCTCATTGAGAAAAAGATTTTGCGAGCGGTGACAGATTCGGGCAGCGTGGTGGCGGCCGGCGCCGATAAACCGGCGTTGACCAATTTACTCGTGATTATGTCCGTGCTGAGCGAGAAGTCGGTGGCGGAACTGGAAGAAAAGTACGCCGGTTCGGGATACGGCGTCTTTAAGCGGGATTTGGCCGAAGAGGTGGTACGTACGCTTCGCCCCCTGCAGCACTTGTATGGGCAGCTGACCCATGAGGGCAACGAGAAGATTGATAAGGCGCTGGAGCACGGTTGGTGGCGGGCATCGGAGCTTGCGAACGCTAAGCTGGCGCAGGTGAAAGAAGTTCTCGGCCTGTTGTAA
- the argS gene encoding arginine--tRNA ligase codes for MTRKQLENQIKKTVAAQLGTELDLSRLDVTVPGDSRFGDYATNAAMVFAAQLGRPPREVAAELAEALQAAIDDIETAEVAGPGFINVTLSGRAMTQAAQAALGYRPELYRGQKVVAEYSDPNPFKPLHAGHLYTTLVGDTVARLLELAGADVVRVTYGGDVGLHVARAMWAIIRFLNGENPEAMAKVPAGERPQWLGQRYVEGTSAYEDDEAARAEIILMNKRVYELHASGDRDSPFAQLYWMGRTWSYDYFPEFYAQLGVRAFDRTIPESEVTPLGIQTVREQLKAGVYEESDGAVVFRGEQYGLHTRVFINSQGLPTYEAKDVGLLLTKWQDYAFDRSIVITANEQEQYMAVMLKSVEQFAPEPARRSRHLTHGTVKLAGGVKMSSRKGNIVGAFDILEAATAAARSIVPASTHETVLAAVKYAFLKQRIGGDIIYDPKESVSLEGSSGPYLQYAHARARSILAKSPAVDARQLVDLDAAERPVAAKIAEYADVVQRAAEELMPHHVAGYLYELAQVFNRFYESSRVIGDARQPQRLVLVGLYADVLAAGLGLLGIAASERL; via the coding sequence ATGACGCGCAAACAGCTCGAAAACCAGATCAAGAAGACCGTGGCGGCGCAGCTGGGTACCGAGCTGGATTTGAGCCGGCTGGATGTGACGGTACCGGGCGACAGCCGGTTTGGTGATTATGCGACGAATGCGGCGATGGTGTTTGCGGCCCAGCTCGGCCGGCCGCCGCGTGAGGTGGCGGCCGAGCTGGCCGAGGCGCTGCAGGCGGCTATCGATGACATTGAGACGGCGGAGGTGGCGGGTCCGGGGTTCATTAATGTGACGTTGAGCGGGCGCGCGATGACGCAGGCGGCGCAGGCGGCGTTGGGCTACCGGCCGGAGCTGTACCGGGGCCAGAAAGTGGTGGCGGAATACTCTGACCCTAACCCGTTTAAGCCGCTGCATGCGGGGCATCTCTATACGACGCTCGTGGGTGATACGGTGGCGCGGTTGCTGGAGTTGGCCGGCGCCGATGTGGTCCGGGTGACCTACGGGGGCGATGTAGGCCTGCATGTGGCGAGGGCCATGTGGGCGATCATCCGCTTTTTGAACGGCGAGAACCCCGAGGCAATGGCCAAGGTGCCGGCGGGCGAGCGGCCGCAGTGGCTGGGCCAGCGTTATGTCGAAGGTACTTCGGCCTATGAAGATGACGAGGCGGCGCGGGCGGAGATCATTCTCATGAATAAGCGGGTGTACGAATTACACGCGAGCGGGGATCGTGATTCGCCGTTTGCGCAGCTGTATTGGATGGGCCGTACCTGGAGCTATGATTATTTTCCGGAATTTTATGCTCAGCTGGGAGTGCGGGCCTTTGACCGCACGATTCCGGAGAGCGAGGTGACGCCGCTGGGGATCCAAACGGTACGGGAGCAGCTGAAGGCTGGGGTGTATGAAGAGAGCGATGGGGCAGTGGTGTTTCGGGGTGAACAGTATGGGCTCCATACGCGGGTGTTTATTAACTCCCAGGGGTTGCCGACGTATGAGGCCAAGGATGTGGGGTTGTTGCTCACGAAGTGGCAAGACTATGCCTTCGATAGATCGATCGTAATTACGGCAAATGAACAAGAGCAATATATGGCGGTGATGCTCAAGAGTGTGGAGCAGTTTGCGCCCGAACCGGCTCGGCGCAGTCGGCATCTGACCCACGGAACGGTAAAATTGGCTGGGGGGGTGAAAATGAGCTCTCGCAAAGGCAATATCGTAGGCGCCTTTGATATCTTGGAGGCAGCGACCGCGGCGGCCCGGAGTATTGTACCGGCTTCGACCCACGAGACGGTGCTAGCGGCGGTGAAGTACGCGTTTCTCAAGCAACGCATTGGCGGCGATATTATTTACGATCCGAAAGAGTCGGTGAGTCTGGAGGGCAGTAGCGGACCATACTTGCAGTACGCCCATGCGCGGGCGCGGAGCATTTTGGCCAAATCGCCGGCGGTTGACGCGCGGCAGCTGGTGGATCTGGATGCGGCCGAGCGCCCGGTGGCGGCTAAAATCGCGGAGTATGCGGATGTCGTACAACGTGCGGCTGAAGAATTGATGCCCCATCACGTCGCGGGCTATTTGTATGAGTTGGCGCAGGTGTTTAATCGGTTTTATGAATCAAGCCGGGTGATTGGTGATGCTCGTCAGCCACAACGGTTGGTGTTGGTGGGGCTGTATGCCGATGTTTTGGCAGCTGGTTTGGGCTTGCTGGGGATTGCGGCGTCGGAGCGGCTATAG
- a CDS encoding ATP-dependent DNA helicase gives MAILDNLNPEQRAAVEHDAGPLLVVAGAGTGKTQVITRRIAHLIEQARVKPGQILALTFTEKAAREMEERLYELIGWESFQVPVLTFHAFGAELLGRFATHIGRSIRGGLINDTQKTLLLQQHFPEISLRYYGPQANLYEFLEGVVGYIGLLQNAGVSSKDYGDYVDGLRAEPGDLHPLEVAEQGDLAALYGLYEAVKAQTGVYDYHDQLELPLQILRERPNLAQRLAAEYRYVLVDEYQDTNSVQDELLRMFVGAEGNMFAVGDDDQAIYGFRGADISNILGFADHYKIADPAVLVQNYRSGQAVLDAAYRLIQHNNPERLESKLGISKRLLGQHDESRVEFTPYASPADEQEAVADDIARRLARGEPAASMAVLAPTHAPLKALARAMARRSIPYAIASSVSIFEQPELLALWYVLKWIGWQADDNMIAHIVLGPFGGWTAAEYAELLEVSRRDLVGIEEVIYRRETQRTTALADKLDEWRAWAKEVPVSQLGFRLVFDTGLAERWQRAGEDSPRMTRVFEDLRRLLEQMQDFETVAMVGDLGSYLRAFPQPPALEVTEPLGDAEGVQLLTVHAAKGLEFDTVYLVQCTQRSWSGSRRLGRVVPTGLVREQVLPPDHEFRRLMYVAVTRAKRTLLMSAAVSTAGGSKQMVTPFIAEMLGGGYRLPEVTPSVAGPGESELMSKLQRFYPIEHHFDRERLPFETVDGWLELSVTALGGYDFCPFEFYLQDVLKITQPMGPQLGFGSALHKVFEIYYKGTMAGTVPEAADLSNVLNSAWSSRGYATATEAEQDRLLAQETLKRFYARERGLNRTVVGSEVPVRFELPEAKLRLRGKIDALFGHGDGYEIRDFKTGRTKTSAEKLTKQAKENFQLRSYALAGSQLRGAPPAAVVLDYVVTGVEGEAVLSETILRNHHDKLCAMAERIRRRDFAPNPSALHQCAAIRYYGTGELDELTLQLQAGGGS, from the coding sequence ATGGCCATTCTCGATAATCTTAATCCGGAGCAGCGAGCGGCGGTGGAGCACGACGCCGGCCCGCTTTTGGTGGTGGCCGGCGCTGGGACGGGTAAAACGCAGGTTATTACGCGTCGCATTGCTCATTTGATAGAGCAAGCGCGCGTCAAGCCCGGTCAGATTCTGGCTTTGACCTTTACCGAGAAGGCGGCGCGCGAGATGGAAGAGCGGCTGTACGAGCTCATTGGCTGGGAATCGTTTCAGGTTCCGGTGCTGACGTTTCATGCTTTTGGGGCGGAACTTTTGGGGCGCTTTGCGACCCATATTGGCCGGTCGATTCGTGGGGGGTTGATCAACGATACGCAAAAAACGTTGCTTTTACAGCAACATTTTCCAGAGATATCATTACGGTATTATGGGCCGCAGGCGAATTTGTACGAGTTTTTGGAGGGTGTTGTGGGGTATATTGGCTTGCTCCAAAATGCTGGGGTATCGTCGAAGGATTACGGGGATTATGTTGACGGGCTGAGGGCAGAGCCGGGTGATCTCCACCCGTTGGAGGTGGCGGAGCAAGGTGATTTGGCGGCTTTGTATGGCCTGTATGAAGCGGTAAAAGCTCAAACGGGGGTATATGACTACCATGATCAGCTTGAGCTGCCGTTGCAAATCTTGCGTGAGCGTCCGAATCTGGCGCAGCGACTGGCAGCGGAATATCGCTATGTGTTGGTGGATGAATACCAAGATACGAATAGTGTTCAGGACGAGCTGTTGCGGATGTTTGTGGGGGCCGAGGGCAATATGTTTGCGGTGGGTGATGATGATCAGGCAATTTATGGATTTCGGGGAGCCGACATCTCCAATATCTTGGGGTTTGCGGATCACTACAAGATTGCCGATCCGGCGGTCTTGGTGCAGAACTACCGGTCGGGTCAGGCGGTGTTGGATGCGGCCTACCGTTTGATTCAGCACAACAATCCCGAGCGATTGGAGTCGAAGCTGGGTATTAGCAAGCGGTTGCTGGGGCAACACGACGAGAGTCGGGTGGAGTTTACGCCCTACGCGAGTCCGGCTGACGAGCAAGAGGCGGTGGCGGATGATATCGCGCGGCGGCTAGCACGGGGAGAGCCGGCGGCCTCGATGGCGGTGCTAGCGCCTACGCATGCGCCGCTCAAGGCGTTAGCCCGGGCGATGGCGCGGCGATCTATTCCGTATGCGATTGCGAGCTCGGTGAGTATTTTTGAGCAGCCGGAATTGCTCGCGCTGTGGTATGTGCTGAAGTGGATTGGCTGGCAGGCAGATGATAACATGATTGCGCACATCGTGTTGGGTCCGTTTGGAGGCTGGACGGCGGCGGAGTATGCGGAGCTGCTCGAAGTGAGCCGCCGGGACCTAGTGGGCATCGAAGAGGTGATATATCGGCGGGAGACGCAGCGCACGACGGCATTGGCCGATAAGCTGGATGAATGGCGGGCGTGGGCCAAGGAAGTGCCGGTGAGCCAGCTGGGATTTCGCCTGGTGTTTGATACGGGACTGGCGGAACGCTGGCAGCGGGCGGGCGAGGACAGCCCGCGGATGACGCGTGTGTTTGAGGATTTGCGGCGCCTGCTGGAGCAGATGCAGGATTTTGAAACCGTGGCGATGGTGGGCGATTTGGGCTCGTATCTGCGGGCGTTTCCGCAGCCGCCGGCGCTGGAGGTGACGGAGCCGTTGGGTGATGCCGAGGGCGTGCAGCTGCTGACGGTACACGCAGCCAAGGGGCTGGAGTTTGATACGGTGTACTTGGTGCAGTGCACGCAGCGGAGTTGGTCGGGCAGCCGCAGGCTAGGGCGGGTGGTGCCGACGGGTTTGGTGCGCGAGCAAGTGCTGCCGCCGGATCATGAATTTCGGCGGCTGATGTATGTGGCGGTAACCCGAGCCAAGCGTACGTTGCTGATGAGCGCGGCCGTATCGACCGCTGGTGGCAGCAAGCAAATGGTGACGCCGTTTATCGCGGAAATGCTCGGTGGTGGGTATCGCCTGCCGGAGGTGACACCGAGTGTGGCTGGTCCCGGTGAGTCAGAATTGATGAGTAAATTACAACGCTTTTATCCTATTGAGCATCATTTTGATCGCGAGCGCCTGCCGTTTGAGACGGTTGATGGTTGGCTGGAGCTGAGCGTGACGGCTCTGGGGGGATACGATTTTTGTCCATTTGAATTTTATTTGCAGGATGTGTTGAAAATAACGCAACCAATGGGACCGCAGTTGGGTTTTGGGAGTGCCCTGCACAAGGTGTTTGAAATTTATTATAAGGGTACGATGGCGGGGACAGTTCCGGAGGCGGCGGATTTGAGTAACGTGCTTAATAGCGCGTGGAGTAGTCGGGGTTATGCGACGGCGACTGAGGCTGAGCAGGATCGGTTGTTGGCCCAGGAGACACTCAAGCGTTTTTATGCGCGCGAACGGGGTCTCAATCGCACGGTTGTGGGCAGCGAGGTGCCAGTACGATTTGAGCTTCCGGAAGCCAAATTGCGTCTGCGCGGAAAGATCGATGCGCTATTTGGGCACGGTGATGGCTATGAGATTCGTGATTTTAAAACCGGCCGCACCAAAACCTCGGCGGAAAAGCTCACGAAGCAAGCCAAGGAAAACTTTCAGCTCCGGTCGTACGCGCTGGCTGGGAGCCAGCTGCGGGGTGCGCCGCCGGCGGCGGTGGTGCTGGATTATGTGGTGACGGGGGTGGAAGGCGAGGCGGTGCTGTCGGAGACGATCCTGCGTAATCATCATGATAAGCTTTGTGCTATGGCGGAGCGTATTCGACGGCGAGATTTTGCACCCAATCCATCGGCGTTGCACCAGTGCGCCGCGATTCGGTATTACGGCACTGGTGAACTCGACGAATTGACGCTCCAGCTTCAAGCGGGAGGCGGCTCGTGA